In the Planctomycetota bacterium genome, GATTGCACCGGCGCGCTGGTCGGTCTCGCTCGACTGGCCATAGGTGGCGGACAGCACGATCAGCCGGTGGAGCGCCTTGAGCGACCAGCCCTCGGCCACGAGCCGGGCGGCGAGCCAGTCGAGGAGCTGCGGATGGCTCGGCGGCGTGCCGCTGCGGCCGAAGTCGTTGGCCGTCTCCACCAGGCCGGTCCCGAAGTGGGTCTGCCAGATCCGGTTGGCGATGACCCGCGCCGTCAGCGGGTGATCGGGACGCACGAGCCATGCCGCCAGCGCCCGGCGCCGCTCCTGCTCCGGGGCGTCGGCCGCGAGACTCACGCTCCCCGCCGTCGGCGCGAACAGGCCCGGGGTCGCCGGTGCGAGGCGCTCGCCGCGCTGCTCGGCATCGCCGCGGCGCAGCAGCCAGGTCGGCTCGGGCTCGGTGAATCGCCCGCCGTAGACGAAGCGCCGAACCGCGACCAGCTCCGCCTCGAGCCGGGTGACGTCGGCGGCGGCCCCGTCGCGCTCGGCATCGTCGGCATCGAGCGCCGTCGCGAGGCGCTGCCGGGCGAAGCGGAGCAATGCCTCGATTCGCCCCGTCGCCGGATCGGGCAGCTCCCTGTCGCCGTAGTGGACCCCGGCGAAGAACGCCTGGAGCGCGTAGTAGTCGCGCGCCGGGAGCGGATCGAACTTGTGGTCGTGGCAGCGGGCGCAGCCCACCGACAGGCCGAGCAGCGCGTCGCCGAGATTGACGAGGATGTCGGCCAGGGCGTCTTGGCGGGCGGCGCGCTTGGAGACGTCGTCGGCGCCGATCTGCCCGGGCAGGAGGACCGCGGCGGTCACGAGGAAGCCGGTCGCGGCGTCGGCACCGGTGGCGTCGCCGACGACCTGGTCGGTGACGAACCGGTCGAACGGCAGATCGCGGTTGAAGGCGTCGACCACCCAGTCGCGGTAGCGCCAGGCGTGTGGCCGCTCGGTGTTGACCTCGTAGCCGTCGGTCTCGGCGAAGCGGACGACGTCGAGCCAGTGCTGCGCCTGGCGCTCGCCGAACCGGGGCGAAGCCAGCAGCTTCTCGACGACGCGCTGCCGCGCCGCCGCCGACGGCTCGGCGACAAACACCTCGACCTCCTCGGGCGTGGGAGGCAGCCCGGTGAGGTCGAGCGTGACCCGCCGCAGCCAGGTCCGCGCGTCGGCGGGCGCGGCGGGGGCGAGCCCCGCGTCCTCGAGGCGCGCGAGGATGAAGCGGTCGATGTCCCCCGCCGGCCAGTCGGCCCGCTGCACCTCCGGGGGGGAGGTGACGGTCACGGGGCGGAATGCCCAGTGGTCGGCGGGGTCGGCGAGCCTGACCCGATCGACGCCGTCGGGCCAGGTCGCCCCTCCGTCGATCCAGCGCGCGAGGAGATCGACGGCGGCGGCCGGCACCGGCGCCACGCCCGAATCGGCCGGCGGCATCCGCGGCACGCCAGCGCCGCCGCGCGCGAATCGCACCAGATTGCTCTCGGCGGACTTCCCGGGAACGATCGCCAGGCCGTGGCCGTCGCCGCCGGCGAGCGCCTTGGCCCGCACGTCGAGCCGGAAACCGCTCTCCGCTCGCTCCCCCTCGTGGCAGCGGATGCAGTGGGCGTCGAGGATCGGACGGACGTCGCGGACGAAATCGACCGGCTCGGCGGCAAGCCCCCGGCACACCAGCGCGATGGCCAGCGCCGTCTTCACCCGCGGCACCGCTCCGCTCATCGGCATGTCCCCCCTTCGTCGACAGCCGGAAGTGTACCGCAGGCCCGCCGCGGCCTGGCGCGCCGGCACGAGCCGGCCGGGGGGAGCGACGACGGTGCGGGTCATCGTGGTCGCAGCGATCGCCGGAGGAATTCGCGGCAAAGGCTGTGGCCGCGTCGCCTCTCCATCGCTACGAGGGGGGAGAGGCGGCCGGTAGGATGTCGGTGGACCGTGGCAGTCGTCCACCCGTAAATCCCCATCTCTCCGAGCCATGACCACACCGTCGTCACGCCCGGCCGGCACGTCGCCCGTCCGCCTTGCCAGCACCACGCTCACCACCGCGGTTCGCGAAGCCTGTGAGCGCTTCCGGTCGAGTTGGCGCGATGGCACCGGGCCGACGATCGAGCAGGAACTGGCTGACCTACCTGCCGACGTGCGCCCGATGATGCTCCAGCGGCTGCTGGTGATCGAGATCGCCGAAGCTCGCGCCGCCGGTCATGGCCCCGACCTCGCCGCGCTGCGGCACCGGTTTCCCCAGGACCGGTCGATCGTCGATGGCGCCTGGGAGGAGAGCTGGCGGACCGAACCAGTCTCCCCGTCCCGCGATCCTCTCGAGACGCGCGGCACGAGCGGCTCCGGCGACACCGCCAACGCCGCGACCGATCCGGGGGCGACCCGGCCTTCCGCCGTCGCCTCCGACACGATGACGACGGCGACCCGCTACACGCGCTTT is a window encoding:
- a CDS encoding DUF1553 domain-containing protein, which produces MSGAVPRVKTALAIALVCRGLAAEPVDFVRDVRPILDAHCIRCHEGERAESGFRLDVRAKALAGGDGHGLAIVPGKSAESNLVRFARGGAGVPRMPPADSGVAPVPAAAVDLLARWIDGGATWPDGVDRVRLADPADHWAFRPVTVTSPPEVQRADWPAGDIDRFILARLEDAGLAPAAPADARTWLRRVTLDLTGLPPTPEEVEVFVAEPSAAARQRVVEKLLASPRFGERQAQHWLDVVRFAETDGYEVNTERPHAWRYRDWVVDAFNRDLPFDRFVTDQVVGDATGADAATGFLVTAAVLLPGQIGADDVSKRAARQDALADILVNLGDALLGLSVGCARCHDHKFDPLPARDYYALQAFFAGVHYGDRELPDPATGRIEALLRFARQRLATALDADDAERDGAAADVTRLEAELVAVRRFVYGGRFTEPEPTWLLRRGDAEQRGERLAPATPGLFAPTAGSVSLAADAPEQERRRALAAWLVRPDHPLTARVIANRIWQTHFGTGLVETANDFGRSGTPPSHPQLLDWLAARLVAEGWSLKALHRLIVLSATYGQSSETDQRAGAIDAGCRLLWRFPPRRLEGEAIRDSILAVAGTLDLTAGGRGFDLFTTRGGLSGFPPIESFTGAGLRRMIYSHRIRMEKESVFGAFDCPDAGQTIGRRRQSTTPLQALALLNSPFTVDQSAALATRVGAETAGAADPTGAAVARAFALVLGRAPEPDEADEARRLVADHGLPALARVLFNAGEFLFIP